One Danio aesculapii chromosome 13, fDanAes4.1, whole genome shotgun sequence DNA window includes the following coding sequences:
- the c13h10orf53 gene encoding UPF0728 protein C10orf53 homolog translates to MPPNSIVTIRYGPYDSCGIVDHRTFRLDGLQAVLKGDGHRCVLEKTDDWNTVELIVNGERVYSCSITDLVFGGDGRLDPLCQEAIDAVRDAY, encoded by the exons ATGCCACCTAATTCAATAGTAACAATAAGGTACGGTCCATACGATTCGTGTGGAATTGTCGATCATAGAACGTTTCGCCTGGACGGCTTACAAG CGGTCCTCAAAGGTGACGGTCACCGGTGTGTCCTCGAGAAAACAGATGACTGGAATACAGTTGAGCTCATTGTGAATGGAGAGCGCGTGTATTCATGTAGCATCACTGACCTTGTATTTG GGGGTGATGGACGACTTGATCCGCTGTGCCAGGAGGCCATTGACGCGGTGAGGGACGCGTACTGA